The DNA region TTACCAATAAGGAAAAGGATAAAATCAAGGAAATGGGTTATGAGGTTGTCCTGTGGACTTTAAATTCCAAGGACTGGGTAACTTTTGATGATAAATATATCGTAAAGTTTTTGGTTCATCATGTCAGGCCCGGGGATATTATCCTATTTCACGATGGAGGAGGGGTCTTCTCAACTGAAGGAGGAAACAGGCGCGAGACAGTCAAGACTATTCCGCAACTGGTGGAGAAATTAAGGGCGAAAGGGTATAGATTTGTAACCATTACCGAGCTTTTGAGGATGCAAAATAATGGAGCACAAGATAAACCATCTTAAGTTAGTATTGATTTTACTCGTCCTGGGTTGTTTTTTCTTGGTCCTGGGCAACGGGATTTTGAGCCTTACCAATCCGGATGAGGTTTTCTATGTGCAGTCAGCCAAAGAAATGGCTCAGCAGCATACCTGGATGACCCCCTACCTTTTTGGCCAGCCGCAGTTTGAGAAGCCGGTACTGACGTACTGGTTCTTGCGTTTGAGCTTTTTGATCTTCGGGATTTCGAATTTCGGGGTCAGATTTTTCCCGGCGGTTTTTGGAATCTTAGGAGTGCTATCAGTTTACTTTTTGGGCTGGTATGGGTTTAAGGACGAAAAAAAGGCTTTTCTGTCAGCACTGGTCCTGATGACAGGCGTGGTTTACATCGGGTTGGCAAGGACAGTGTATACTGATATGATTTTCTCGATTTTCATCCTGCTGTCGCTGGTGTCTTTTTACTGGGGTTATACTTCCGACAATAAGAAGACTCCCGGGATACTTTTATTTTTCGCATTTTCCGGCCTGGCCGTTCTGACCAAGGGACCCTTGGGACTGTTGATGCCGTTCTTGACTGTAGCCGCATTCTTATTAATCGAAAAAAACCTGAAGTTTATCTTCTGCCGGTCTTCTTTCTGGGGGATTTTGATTTTCAGTGTGATAGCCATACCCTGGTATGCCTTTATGATCGCCAAATACGGTCACAGCTTCACTCATGAATTTTTCTATAATGATCATATCCGGAGGATACTCGAGGCAGAACATTCGAGGAATGACACCTGGTATTTTTATCCTCTGACTATAGTCCTCTGCACTTTCCCCTGGAGCCTGTTTACATTTGCTTCCCTGGTTTTTCTTCCACAGAGGCTTTTAAAGAAGGACAGGTCCTTCC from Candidatus Zixiibacteriota bacterium includes:
- a CDS encoding glycosyltransferase family 39 protein, whose translation is MEHKINHLKLVLILLVLGCFFLVLGNGILSLTNPDEVFYVQSAKEMAQQHTWMTPYLFGQPQFEKPVLTYWFLRLSFLIFGISNFGVRFFPAVFGILGVLSVYFLGWYGFKDEKKAFLSALVLMTGVVYIGLARTVYTDMIFSIFILLSLVSFYWGYTSDNKKTPGILLFFAFSGLAVLTKGPLGLLMPFLTVAAFLLIEKNLKFIFCRSSFWGILIFSVIAIPWYAFMIAKYGHSFTHEFFYNDHIRRILEAEHSRNDTWYFYPLTIVLCTFPWSLFTFASLVFLPQRLLKKDRSFHIFLACWIVAVFLIFQYAHSKLVSYIFPMFPALALLAGDFVYEAMSRNSRNRALLIALLASSLVLLAIPVGLIIAWDQYSTYISSKIPVYATIAAFALLGGMILYFIFKNKLLKSTYLLALVPAVLLVIAVSISSDLEPYLSSQRASRYLSDIQNLNGTVLCSKFFARGVKYYTGKEVAAVDINGAPFFSPHPIPFLDSEQKVRGFLRSQPVTYCVVRKSAANDIERLSGNEFKSTVLKIAGDEYILKIEPASFYSGNSKTGR